Proteins from a genomic interval of Streptomyces fodineus:
- a CDS encoding GNAT family N-acetyltransferase, producing MLVDGDVVLRPIRLRDQRAWREVNRRNRDWLRPWEATIPPPTPSGPIAHRPTYRQMVRHLRSEANAGRMLPFVIEYQGRLVGQLTVAGITWGSMCSGHIGYWVDESVAGRGVMPTAVALVVDHCFRMVGLHRIEVCIRPENRPSRRVVEKLGFREEGLRPRYLHIDGAWRDHLVYALTAEEVPDGLLARWQRARSRQGRHSERENTPGNPA from the coding sequence GTGCTGGTGGACGGCGATGTCGTCCTCCGGCCGATAAGGCTGCGCGACCAGCGGGCCTGGCGCGAGGTGAACCGGCGCAACCGGGACTGGCTGCGCCCCTGGGAGGCGACCATCCCGCCGCCCACGCCGAGCGGGCCGATCGCGCACCGGCCGACCTACCGCCAGATGGTGCGGCACCTGCGCTCCGAGGCCAACGCGGGCCGGATGCTGCCGTTCGTCATCGAGTACCAGGGGCGGCTCGTCGGGCAGTTGACCGTCGCCGGGATCACCTGGGGATCGATGTGCTCGGGGCACATCGGCTACTGGGTGGACGAGTCGGTGGCCGGGCGCGGGGTCATGCCGACGGCCGTCGCGCTCGTGGTGGACCACTGTTTCCGCATGGTCGGGCTGCACCGCATCGAGGTCTGCATTCGCCCCGAGAACCGGCCCAGCCGGCGGGTGGTGGAGAAACTCGGATTCCGCGAGGAGGGGCTCCGGCCGCGTTATCTGCACATCGACGGCGCCTGGCGCGACCACCTGGTGTACGCGCTCACCGCGGAAGAGGTGCCCGACGGGTTGCTCGCGCGGTGGCAGCGGGCACGCTCTCGGCAGGGGCGGCACAGCGAGCGGGAGAACACCCCGGGGAATCCCGCCTAG
- the glpR gene encoding gephyrin-like molybdotransferase receptor GlpR, with amino-acid sequence MSSSGLIYAVIVGAWAAYLVPMWLRRQDELNEARPTERFSTAIRLLSGRAGMERRYAKDLRARSAQEGEPDTGDPDAVTDSVDVRAFAMPPTRRQVHADADPEAPRRAEPVREQAAVPAPKSTPASGSASARKRVPPARRTPSGQTAAARARRLKVLARRRRTTVVLFLAFTLGAIVAAVGGLTFLWAPAAPAVLLSAYIAYLRSQERRRFAYQMDRRRAEAAAQRLRERQPRRRAPLDPDSAADEPEGALETGTDPGLSALAADRRALVEQTDHAEWVDQQRERQRRPGGDSWDPVPVPLPTYVTAPVAPRATSDVDLGAPDTWSSARSSSVAPEHEASRAPEAGTDEQASASGDKPGAGRGDAFPHARTRSRGATPGASARRARERGRTPLFDQYEDGDRPRAANE; translated from the coding sequence GTGAGCAGCAGCGGCCTCATCTACGCAGTCATTGTCGGGGCCTGGGCCGCCTACTTGGTGCCAATGTGGCTCCGTAGGCAGGACGAGCTGAACGAGGCCCGTCCGACGGAACGCTTCAGCACCGCCATCCGGCTGCTGTCCGGACGGGCGGGAATGGAGCGCCGGTACGCCAAGGACCTGCGGGCGCGCTCCGCCCAGGAGGGGGAGCCGGACACCGGCGATCCGGACGCCGTCACCGACTCGGTGGACGTCCGTGCCTTCGCCATGCCTCCGACCCGCCGTCAGGTCCACGCCGACGCCGATCCCGAGGCGCCCAGGAGGGCGGAACCGGTGCGCGAACAGGCCGCCGTGCCGGCGCCCAAGTCCACGCCCGCATCCGGTTCCGCGTCCGCGCGGAAGCGAGTGCCGCCGGCGCGGCGGACGCCCTCGGGGCAGACGGCCGCAGCGCGCGCCCGGCGCTTGAAGGTCCTCGCGCGCCGCAGGCGCACCACTGTGGTGCTCTTCCTCGCCTTCACGCTCGGCGCGATCGTCGCCGCCGTCGGCGGTCTCACCTTCCTGTGGGCGCCCGCCGCGCCGGCCGTGCTGCTCAGCGCGTACATCGCGTACCTGCGCTCCCAGGAGCGCCGTCGCTTCGCCTACCAGATGGACCGCAGGCGCGCCGAGGCCGCCGCCCAGCGGCTGCGGGAGCGCCAGCCGCGGCGGCGCGCGCCCCTCGACCCGGACTCCGCCGCCGACGAACCGGAGGGAGCCCTGGAGACCGGCACGGACCCCGGGCTCTCCGCGCTCGCCGCGGACCGGCGCGCGCTCGTCGAGCAGACGGACCACGCCGAGTGGGTCGACCAGCAGCGTGAGCGGCAGCGGCGGCCCGGCGGGGACAGCTGGGACCCGGTGCCGGTGCCCCTGCCGACGTACGTGACCGCGCCGGTCGCGCCGCGTGCCACGTCCGACGTGGATCTGGGGGCGCCCGACACCTGGAGCTCGGCGCGCTCCAGCTCCGTCGCGCCGGAGCACGAGGCGAGCCGCGCGCCCGAGGCCGGGACGGACGAGCAGGCGTCCGCGTCCGGCGACAAGCCGGGGGCCGGCCGCGGCGACGCGTTCCCCCACGCCCGCACCCGCTCGCGCGGGGCGACCCCCGGGGCTTCCGCGCGCCGGGCGCGAGAGCGCGGACGCACGCCCCTCTTCGATCAGTACGAGGACGGCGACCGCCCGCGCGCGGCCAACGAGTGA
- a CDS encoding GNAT family N-acetyltransferase: protein MNIRRVRFDHPDAVKLNDEVQAEYAVRYGDDGDATVLDAAHFDPPRGVYLIAYDELDRPVATGGWRSQDRNEEGNEDGDAELKRMFVIAEMRGRGLARRILAALEEDARMAGRVRMVLETGTKQPEAITLYTSCGYEPCAKFGYYRHYEDSRCFAKRL, encoded by the coding sequence ATGAATATACGTCGCGTTCGTTTCGATCACCCCGACGCCGTGAAGCTCAACGACGAGGTCCAGGCCGAGTACGCCGTGCGCTACGGCGACGACGGCGACGCCACCGTCCTCGATGCGGCGCACTTCGACCCGCCGCGCGGCGTCTACCTGATCGCATACGACGAGCTCGACCGCCCCGTGGCCACTGGCGGCTGGCGCAGCCAGGACCGCAACGAGGAGGGCAACGAGGACGGCGACGCCGAGTTGAAGCGCATGTTCGTGATAGCGGAGATGCGCGGCCGGGGCCTGGCCCGCCGGATTCTCGCGGCCCTGGAGGAGGACGCCCGCATGGCCGGCCGTGTCCGCATGGTCCTGGAGACGGGCACCAAACAGCCGGAGGCCATCACCCTTTACACCTCGTGCGGCTACGAACCCTGCGCCAAGTTCGGCTACTACCGCCACTACGAGGACAGCCGCTGCTTCGCGAAGCGGCTGTAG
- a CDS encoding exodeoxyribonuclease III — protein MLTVTSVNVNGLRAAAKKGFVEWLAQTDADVVCLQEVRAEPHQLPEEVRRPDGWHVVHAPAAAKGRAGVSLYTRREPDRVRVGFDSAEFDGSGRYVEADLPGVTVASLYLPSGEVGTERQDEKVRFMGEFLAHLKALRERAAADGREVVVCGDWNIAHQQADLKNWRGNTKNSGFLPEEREWLGRVFAAEEGGYVDVVRALHPEAEGPYTWWSYRGRAFDNDSGWRIDYQVATPGLAGKAVKGCVERAATHAERWSDHAPVTVVYDL, from the coding sequence GTGCTGACTGTGACCTCGGTGAACGTGAACGGACTGCGAGCCGCCGCCAAGAAGGGCTTCGTGGAGTGGCTCGCGCAGACGGACGCGGACGTCGTCTGCCTGCAGGAGGTGCGCGCCGAGCCGCACCAGCTGCCCGAGGAGGTGCGCCGGCCCGACGGCTGGCATGTCGTGCACGCCCCGGCCGCCGCCAAGGGCCGCGCGGGCGTCTCCCTCTACACGCGGCGCGAGCCCGACCGCGTCCGGGTCGGTTTCGACTCGGCCGAGTTCGACGGCAGCGGCCGCTACGTCGAGGCCGACCTGCCCGGCGTCACCGTCGCCTCCCTCTACCTGCCCTCCGGCGAGGTCGGCACCGAGCGGCAGGACGAGAAGGTCCGCTTCATGGGCGAGTTCCTCGCCCACCTCAAGGCGCTGCGCGAGCGGGCCGCCGCCGACGGCCGCGAAGTGGTCGTGTGCGGCGACTGGAACATCGCCCACCAGCAGGCCGACCTCAAGAACTGGCGCGGCAACACCAAGAACTCCGGCTTCCTGCCCGAGGAGCGGGAGTGGCTCGGCCGGGTGTTCGCCGCCGAGGAGGGCGGTTACGTCGACGTCGTACGCGCCCTGCACCCCGAGGCCGAGGGGCCGTACACCTGGTGGTCGTACCGCGGGCGGGCCTTCGACAACGACTCCGGGTGGCGCATCGACTACCAGGTCGCCACGCCCGGTCTCGCCGGGAAGGCGGTCAAGGGCTGCGTCGAGCGCGCGGCCACGCATGCCGAGCGCTGGTCCGACCACGCACCGGTGACCGTCGTCTACGACCTCTAG
- a CDS encoding MerR family transcriptional regulator translates to MEELARLAGITVRTLRFYRERKLIPPPRREGRIAWYDDHHLARLRTIAALLERGHTLNGIAELAEALDQGRGVADLLGVGTPTEEEPVRLTPEELAARFEGEVTPENLAAAMELGYLGTDGDQIVHISRRLLDVSSALVREGIPLGEVLTAAARVREHADALAELFADLILRHAPEEDLHRLRPLARSVVEAELSLALDRRLTKDTGENTA, encoded by the coding sequence ATGGAGGAGCTGGCGCGACTGGCCGGCATCACCGTGCGCACGCTGCGCTTCTACCGCGAACGCAAGCTGATCCCGCCGCCCCGCCGCGAGGGCCGTATCGCCTGGTACGACGACCACCACCTGGCCCGCCTGCGCACCATCGCCGCCTTGCTGGAGCGCGGCCACACCCTGAACGGCATCGCGGAACTCGCCGAAGCCCTCGACCAGGGCCGAGGCGTCGCCGACCTGCTCGGCGTCGGCACCCCCACCGAGGAGGAGCCGGTCCGCCTCACCCCGGAGGAACTCGCCGCCCGCTTCGAGGGCGAGGTCACCCCCGAGAACCTGGCCGCCGCCATGGAGCTCGGCTACCTCGGCACCGACGGCGACCAGATCGTCCACATCAGCCGGCGCCTGCTGGACGTCTCCTCCGCACTGGTCCGCGAGGGCATCCCGCTCGGTGAGGTCCTCACGGCCGCCGCCCGCGTCCGCGAACACGCCGACGCCCTGGCCGAACTCTTCGCCGACCTGATCCTGCGCCACGCCCCGGAGGAGGACCTGCACCGCCTGCGCCCGCTGGCCCGCAGCGTGGTGGAGGCCGAGCTCTCGCTGGCCCTGGACCGGCGCCTCACCAAGGACACGGGCGAGAACACAGCCTGA
- a CDS encoding flavin-containing monooxygenase, with the protein MAEHEHVRVAVIGSGFGGLGAAVRLRREGITDFVVLERADSVGGTWRDNSYPGCACDVPSHLYSFSFAPNPDWPRTFSGQRHIRAYLEHVTDLFGLRPHIRFDSEVKLMSWDAENLRWNIETTRGSLSADVVVSATGPLSDPKIPEIPGLASFPGKVFHSARWDHDYDLRGKRVAMVGTGASAIQIVPSIQPQAARLTLFQRTPPWVMPRVDRAISGVERRLHRAVPLTTQLRRGLLWGIRELQVQAFTKHPDELGLVEQLAKRNMARAIKDPALRAKLTPDYRIGCKRILLSSTYYPALAKPNVDVVAGGLTEIRGSTVIAADGTEAEVDAIIFGTGFHVTDLPIAERVVGAEGRTLAESWKNGMQALRGAAAAGFPNWMTIIGPNTGLGNSSMILMIESQLNYMADYLRQLDVLGVPPGPQGTGGGRTALDARPAAVEDWNRTVQERMKRTVWNTGGCTSWYLDASGRNTTIWPGTTSEFRRATRRVDLGEYEILRKSDGQQAGTAVQKTVAAVPQSEGAA; encoded by the coding sequence ATGGCCGAGCACGAGCATGTACGGGTGGCGGTGATCGGGTCCGGGTTCGGCGGGCTGGGGGCCGCCGTGCGGCTGCGCCGCGAAGGGATCACCGACTTCGTCGTCCTGGAGCGGGCGGACAGTGTCGGCGGCACCTGGCGGGACAACAGTTACCCCGGGTGCGCCTGTGACGTGCCCTCCCACCTCTACTCCTTCTCCTTCGCGCCGAACCCCGACTGGCCGCGCACCTTCTCCGGGCAACGGCACATCCGCGCCTACCTGGAGCACGTCACCGACCTCTTCGGCCTGCGCCCGCACATCCGCTTCGACTCCGAGGTCAAGCTGATGAGCTGGGACGCCGAGAACCTGCGGTGGAACATCGAGACCACGCGCGGCTCGCTCTCCGCCGACGTCGTCGTCTCCGCGACCGGGCCGCTGTCCGACCCGAAGATCCCCGAGATCCCGGGCCTCGCGTCCTTCCCGGGCAAGGTGTTCCACTCCGCCCGCTGGGACCACGACTACGACCTGCGCGGCAAGCGCGTCGCCATGGTCGGCACCGGCGCCTCCGCCATCCAGATCGTGCCCTCCATCCAGCCGCAGGCCGCCCGGCTCACCCTCTTCCAGCGCACCCCGCCATGGGTCATGCCCCGCGTCGACCGCGCCATCAGCGGCGTCGAGCGCCGGCTGCACCGGGCTGTGCCCCTCACCACCCAGCTCAGGCGCGGCCTGCTGTGGGGTATCCGGGAACTTCAGGTGCAGGCGTTCACCAAGCACCCAGACGAACTCGGACTCGTCGAGCAGCTAGCCAAGCGCAACATGGCGCGCGCCATCAAGGACCCGGCCCTGCGCGCCAAGCTCACCCCGGACTACCGCATCGGCTGCAAGCGGATCCTGCTGTCCAGCACGTACTACCCGGCGCTGGCCAAGCCGAATGTGGACGTCGTCGCCGGCGGGCTGACCGAGATCCGCGGGTCGACCGTCATCGCGGCCGACGGCACCGAGGCCGAGGTCGACGCGATCATCTTCGGTACGGGCTTCCACGTCACGGACCTGCCGATCGCCGAGCGGGTGGTCGGGGCGGAGGGCCGCACGCTCGCCGAGTCCTGGAAGAACGGCATGCAGGCGCTGCGCGGCGCCGCGGCCGCCGGCTTCCCCAACTGGATGACGATCATCGGGCCCAACACCGGCCTCGGGAACTCCTCCATGATCCTCATGATCGAGTCCCAGCTGAACTACATGGCCGACTATCTGCGGCAACTGGACGTCCTGGGGGTCCCCCCAGGCCCTCAAGGCACTGGGGGAGGCCGTACGGCCCTCGATGCCCGGCCCGCGGCCGTCGAGGACTGGAACCGCACGGTCCAGGAGCGCATGAAGCGCACCGTGTGGAACACCGGCGGCTGCACCAGCTGGTACCTGGACGCGAGCGGCCGGAACACCACCATCTGGCCCGGTACGACATCCGAGTTCCGGCGCGCGACGCGGCGGGTGGACCTGGGGGAGTACGAGATCCTGAGGAAGTCCGACGGCCAGCAGGCCGGTACGGCCGTGCAGAAGACGGTGGCCGCCGTGCCGCAGAGCGAGGGCGCCGCATGA
- a CDS encoding alpha/beta fold hydrolase produces MSRLASVASGPYAPPTPSHELIVVSADGARLHVEVHGPENAPPVVLSHGWTCSTAFWAAQIRDLAADHRVIAYDQRGHGRSPASPACTTHALADDLEAVLAQTLARGEKALIVGHSMGGMTVMAAATRPRFREHAAAVLLCSTGSSRLVAEARVVPWRAGRVRTWITGRILGSRAPLGPVTPVAKRILKYATMGAGSAPHMVEACARIVHACPRAARHAWARVLEALDLDHGVRELHAPTAIVHGASDRLTPPVHARALVAELPHCVGLTELTGVGHMTPIEAPDLVTARIRELVTTYVTGATPAQIKEGA; encoded by the coding sequence ATGAGCCGGCTCGCCTCCGTGGCCTCAGGCCCGTACGCCCCGCCCACCCCCTCCCACGAGCTCATCGTCGTCTCCGCCGACGGCGCGCGCCTGCACGTCGAGGTGCACGGCCCCGAGAACGCGCCCCCTGTCGTCCTCTCCCACGGCTGGACCTGCTCGACCGCCTTCTGGGCCGCGCAGATACGGGACCTGGCGGCCGACCACCGGGTGATCGCATACGACCAGAGGGGGCACGGGCGCAGTCCCGCGAGCCCCGCGTGCACCACCCACGCGCTGGCGGACGACCTCGAAGCGGTGCTCGCGCAGACGCTCGCACGCGGGGAGAAGGCGCTGATCGTCGGCCACTCCATGGGCGGGATGACGGTCATGGCCGCGGCCACGCGCCCCCGCTTCCGGGAACACGCCGCCGCCGTCCTGCTGTGCAGCACCGGCAGCTCTCGGCTGGTCGCGGAGGCGCGCGTGGTGCCATGGCGCGCCGGGCGGGTCCGCACCTGGATCACCGGGCGCATCCTCGGCTCGCGCGCCCCGCTGGGGCCGGTCACGCCGGTCGCGAAGAGGATCCTCAAGTACGCCACCATGGGCGCCGGTTCCGCCCCGCACATGGTGGAGGCGTGCGCACGGATCGTGCACGCCTGCCCGCGCGCCGCGCGCCACGCCTGGGCGCGCGTGCTCGAAGCGCTCGATCTCGACCACGGCGTACGGGAGTTGCACGCGCCCACCGCCATCGTGCACGGCGCCTCCGACCGGCTCACGCCCCCCGTGCACGCCCGCGCGCTGGTCGCCGAGCTGCCGCACTGCGTCGGCCTCACCGAGCTGACCGGCGTCGGCCACATGACCCCGATCGAGGCCCCCGACCTGGTGACCGCCAGGATCCGGGAGCTCGTCACCACGTATGTCACGGGGGCCACCCCCGCGCAGATCAAGGAGGGCGCATGA
- a CDS encoding SDR family oxidoreductase, whose product MSRVGLEGQVAVVTGAARGVGELLARKLSARGAKIALVGLEEEALKEVSSRLHSDSAHWYADVTDHETMSRVAQEVKARFGKVDIVVANAGVATGGPFADSDPQAWRRVIEVNLIGSAVTARAFLPVLVESRGYLLQIASLAAITPAPMMTAYCASKSGVEAYAHSLRAEVGYQGVRVGVGYLSWTDTDMVRGADQDDVMRELRQRLPWPSNKTYPLGPAVDRLVAGIERRSAHVYGQWWLRGMQGVRGYLPALIGTVGQREMKRFAPRLQGMRSGLVGAGGAADEAARATHRN is encoded by the coding sequence ATGAGCAGGGTCGGCCTCGAAGGGCAGGTCGCGGTCGTCACCGGGGCGGCGCGCGGGGTCGGTGAGCTGCTGGCGCGCAAGCTCTCCGCCCGCGGCGCGAAGATCGCGCTGGTCGGGCTGGAGGAGGAGGCGCTCAAGGAGGTCTCCTCGCGCCTGCACAGCGACAGCGCCCACTGGTACGCCGACGTCACCGACCACGAGACGATGAGCCGGGTCGCGCAGGAGGTGAAGGCCCGGTTCGGGAAGGTCGACATCGTGGTGGCCAACGCCGGTGTGGCGACGGGCGGTCCGTTCGCCGACTCCGATCCGCAGGCCTGGCGGCGGGTGATCGAGGTGAACCTGATCGGTTCGGCGGTGACCGCGCGGGCGTTCCTGCCGGTGCTGGTGGAGAGCCGGGGCTATCTGCTCCAGATCGCCTCGCTCGCCGCGATCACCCCGGCACCGATGATGACGGCGTACTGCGCGTCCAAGTCGGGCGTGGAGGCGTACGCGCACAGTCTGCGCGCCGAGGTCGGCTACCAGGGCGTGCGCGTCGGCGTCGGGTATCTGTCCTGGACCGACACCGACATGGTGCGCGGCGCCGACCAGGACGACGTCATGCGCGAGCTCAGGCAGCGGCTGCCGTGGCCGTCGAACAAGACGTACCCGCTGGGACCGGCGGTGGACCGGCTGGTCGCCGGGATCGAGCGGCGCTCGGCGCATGTGTACGGGCAGTGGTGGCTGCGCGGCATGCAGGGCGTGCGCGGGTATCTGCCGGCGCTCATCGGGACGGTCGGGCAGCGCGAGATGAAACGGTTCGCGCCCCGGCTCCAGGGGATGCGCTCGGGGCTCGTCGGCGCAGGTGGGGCGGCCGACGAAGCGGCGCGCGCAACCCACCGTAACTGA
- a CDS encoding S41 family peptidase, protein MSYLRFPHLSGDLLCFVAEDDLWLAPLDAPGRAWRLTADRTKTGHPRFSPDGRRIAYTGWHSLVPEIHLVGVDGGPERQLTYWGSSDTQVCGWDPDGHILAVASHGQPFSYFTWAYKVPTDGDPGGRLPWGPVADIQVADVDGEHKTLLLTGTPPHEPASWKRYRGGATGRLWLHGRQLVPGIGGHLDCPMFVAGRIAFLSDHEGVGNLYSCAHDGTDLRRHTDHDAFYARHASSDGTRVVYQCAGDLWLVDDFSPDAVPRKLDVRLGGPATGRRRYQVPAAQNIDGISVDETGRASAVVVRGSLYWLTHRDGPARTITDTPGVRVRLPEMLGTTGQVAYVTDAEGEDAVEIAQLPRATGDRATRRVASGALGRVLEMACDPEGERLAVASHDGRLLLIDVAEEEATDTGAGEGGGGSGEVGEGGEGGENSGKAGEASEAGENSGEVGGPGEGSGETGEGREDSGETGDGGVGSGETGEAGEGGEGSGETSEGREGSGETSEGREGSGETGDGHVGSGESRDDGAGYAGGAGGHVTELIRSVNGPVRDLAFSPDGAWLAWSHPGIGRSLRQIKLARIKDRLIVDVTNGRFEDENPVFTRDGRYLAFLSWRGFDPVYDVHTGDLSFPLGCRPYLVPLNSATPSPFALNPEGRPAAGGLDPVEEEETGEAGTVTVEVEGLAMRVTPFPVIASKYSALCPVAGGGLVWLRWPISGALGETFVNPADISGRPTLEYFNITKAKKSELVDHLDWFAVSGDGTRLVVVDEGDLRAVPSAEMGDSDTTVWIDLRRILHVVDPPAEWRQAYDEAGRIIRAYFWDPGMSGLDWDAVLDQYRPFVERVASPDEFADLLREVLGELCTSHAYVTPARRNEGPPHYQRWQGLLGTNFVQRDGRWLVKRILAGDSSDSKARSPLAGTGIREGAILTHVDGRPVDPVTGPYPLLAGSGGTTVELTFTPAQGEPGRARRVAVVPLIDERPLRYQDWVAKRRAVVRELSGGKCGYLHIPDMGGSGWAQFNRDLRMEVSRPALIVDVRGNAGGHISELVIEKLTRTILGWDLTRDAQPVSYTSNAPRGPVVALADEATSSDGDMITAAFKLLKLGPVVGQRTWGGVVGMTGRHRLGDGTVITVPMNAAWFDAYGWSVENHGVTPDLEIMRTPLDWAEGRHAQLDDAVQLALELLESNPAAIPPDYTEVPNHARPKLPPRPS, encoded by the coding sequence GTGAGCTATCTGCGCTTTCCCCACCTCAGCGGCGACCTGCTGTGCTTCGTGGCCGAGGACGACCTCTGGCTGGCCCCTCTCGACGCCCCGGGCCGGGCCTGGCGGCTCACCGCGGACCGCACGAAGACCGGGCACCCGCGCTTCTCGCCCGACGGCCGCCGGATCGCGTACACCGGCTGGCACAGCCTCGTGCCCGAGATCCACCTCGTCGGCGTCGACGGCGGCCCCGAGCGGCAGCTGACGTACTGGGGCAGCTCGGACACGCAGGTCTGCGGCTGGGACCCGGACGGGCACATCCTGGCGGTCGCCTCCCACGGCCAGCCCTTCTCCTACTTCACCTGGGCCTACAAGGTCCCCACCGACGGCGACCCCGGCGGGCGGCTGCCCTGGGGCCCGGTGGCGGACATCCAGGTCGCCGACGTCGACGGCGAGCACAAGACCCTCCTGCTCACCGGCACCCCGCCGCACGAACCGGCCTCCTGGAAGCGCTACCGCGGCGGCGCCACGGGCCGCCTCTGGCTGCACGGACGGCAACTCGTGCCCGGCATCGGCGGCCATCTGGACTGCCCGATGTTCGTCGCGGGCCGGATCGCCTTCCTGTCCGACCACGAGGGCGTCGGCAACCTCTACTCCTGCGCCCACGACGGCACCGATCTGCGCCGCCACACCGACCACGACGCCTTCTACGCCCGGCACGCCTCCAGTGACGGCACGCGCGTGGTCTACCAGTGCGCGGGCGACCTGTGGCTGGTGGACGACTTCTCCCCGGATGCCGTACCGCGCAAGCTCGACGTCCGTCTCGGCGGCCCGGCCACCGGGCGCCGCCGCTACCAGGTGCCGGCCGCGCAGAACATCGACGGCATCTCCGTGGACGAGACCGGCCGGGCCAGCGCCGTCGTCGTACGCGGCAGCCTGTACTGGCTCACCCACCGCGACGGCCCCGCCCGTACGATCACCGACACGCCCGGCGTGCGGGTACGGCTGCCGGAGATGCTGGGCACGACCGGCCAGGTCGCCTACGTCACCGACGCGGAGGGCGAGGACGCCGTCGAGATCGCCCAGCTGCCCCGCGCGACCGGCGACCGCGCCACGCGCCGGGTGGCCTCCGGCGCACTGGGCCGCGTCCTGGAGATGGCCTGCGATCCCGAGGGCGAACGGCTGGCAGTCGCCTCGCACGACGGGCGGCTGCTGCTGATCGACGTGGCGGAGGAGGAGGCCACGGACACGGGGGCCGGCGAGGGCGGCGGGGGTTCCGGAGAGGTCGGCGAGGGTGGCGAGGGCGGCGAGAATTCCGGGAAGGCCGGCGAGGCCAGCGAGGCCGGCGAGAATTCCGGGGAGGTCGGCGGGCCCGGCGAGGGCTCCGGAGAGACCGGCGAAGGCCGCGAGGATTCCGGAGAGACCGGAGACGGCGGCGTGGGTTCCGGAGAAACCGGAGAGGCCGGCGAGGGCGGCGAGGGCTCCGGAGAAACCAGCGAAGGCCGCGAAGGCTCCGGAGAAACTAGCGAAGGCCGCGAAGGCTCCGGAGAAACCGGAGACGGCCACGTGGGTTCCGGAGAATCCCGAGACGACGGCGCTGGATACGCAGGCGGTGCGGGCGGACATGTCACCGAGTTGATCCGGTCCGTCAACGGCCCCGTCCGCGACCTCGCCTTCTCCCCGGACGGCGCCTGGCTCGCCTGGTCCCATCCGGGCATCGGCCGCTCGCTGCGCCAGATCAAGCTGGCCCGGATCAAGGACCGGCTGATCGTGGACGTGACCAACGGCCGCTTCGAGGACGAGAACCCCGTCTTCACCCGCGACGGCCGCTATCTCGCCTTCCTCTCCTGGCGCGGCTTCGACCCGGTGTACGACGTCCACACCGGCGACCTGTCCTTCCCGCTCGGCTGCCGCCCCTACCTCGTCCCGCTGAACTCGGCGACCCCCTCCCCCTTCGCCCTGAACCCCGAGGGCCGTCCGGCGGCCGGCGGGCTCGACCCGGTCGAGGAGGAGGAGACGGGCGAGGCCGGCACGGTGACCGTGGAGGTGGAGGGCCTGGCGATGCGGGTCACGCCGTTCCCGGTGATCGCCTCCAAGTACTCCGCGCTGTGCCCGGTCGCCGGCGGCGGCCTGGTCTGGCTGCGCTGGCCGATCTCCGGCGCGCTCGGCGAGACCTTCGTCAATCCAGCCGACATCAGCGGCCGCCCCACCCTGGAGTACTTCAACATCACCAAGGCGAAGAAGTCCGAACTGGTCGACCACCTGGACTGGTTCGCGGTCAGCGGCGACGGTACCCGGCTGGTCGTGGTGGACGAGGGCGACCTGCGTGCGGTGCCCTCCGCGGAGATGGGCGACAGCGACACGACCGTCTGGATCGACCTGCGCCGCATCCTGCACGTGGTCGACCCGCCCGCCGAATGGCGCCAGGCCTACGACGAGGCGGGACGGATCATCCGCGCCTACTTCTGGGACCCGGGCATGAGCGGCCTCGACTGGGACGCGGTGCTCGACCAGTACCGGCCGTTCGTCGAACGGGTCGCCTCCCCCGACGAGTTCGCCGACCTGCTGCGCGAGGTCCTCGGCGAGCTGTGCACCTCGCACGCCTACGTCACCCCCGCCCGCCGCAACGAGGGCCCGCCCCACTACCAGCGCTGGCAGGGCCTCCTCGGCACCAACTTCGTCCAGCGCGACGGCCGTTGGCTGGTCAAACGCATCCTCGCCGGCGACTCCTCCGACTCCAAGGCCCGCTCACCGCTGGCCGGCACCGGCATCCGCGAGGGCGCGATCCTCACCCACGTCGACGGCCGCCCGGTCGATCCGGTGACCGGACCGTATCCGCTCCTCGCCGGCTCCGGCGGTACGACCGTGGAGCTGACGTTCACCCCGGCGCAAGGGGAGCCGGGCCGGGCCCGCCGGGTCGCCGTCGTCCCGCTCATCGACGAACGGCCGCTGCGCTACCAGGACTGGGTCGCCAAACGCCGTGCGGTCGTACGGGAGTTGAGCGGCGGCAAGTGCGGCTACCTGCACATCCCCGACATGGGCGGCTCCGGCTGGGCCCAGTTCAACCGCGACCTGCGCATGGAGGTGTCCCGGCCCGCCCTCATCGTGGACGTACGCGGCAACGCGGGCGGCCACATCAGCGAACTCGTCATCGAGAAGCTGACCCGGACGATCCTGGGCTGGGACCTGACGAGGGACGCACAACCGGTGTCGTACACCTCGAACGCGCCGCGGGGCCCGGTCGTGGCCCTCGCCGACGAGGCGACGTCGTCGGACGGCGACATGATCACCGCTGCGTTCAAGCTGCTGAAACTCGGCCCGGTGGTCGGCCAGCGCACCTGGGGCGGCGTGGTCGGTATGACCGGCCGCCACCGCCTCGGCGACGGCACGGTCATCACGGTCCCGATGAACGCGGCCTGGTTCGACGCCTATGGCTGGTCCGTGGAGAACCACGGCGTCACCCCGGACCTGGAGATCATGCGCACCCCCCTGGACTGGGCCGAGGGCCGGCACGCCCAACTCGACGACGCGGTCCAACTGGCCCTGGAGCTGCTGGAGTCCAACCCGGCGGCCATTCCCCCCGACTACACCGAGGTCCCCAACCACGCCCGCCCGAAGCTCCCCCCGAGGCCCAGCTGA